Proteins encoded within one genomic window of Mycolicibacterium monacense:
- a CDS encoding FadR/GntR family transcriptional regulator — protein MARTTPLAPMIGASPSTTAVRSPKTAELVAGTLRRMVVDGKLKEGDFLPNEAELMAHFGVSRPTLREAVRVLESERLVEVRRGSRTGARVRVPGPEIVARPAGLLLELSGATIADVMTARSGIEPMAVRLLTESGDTAAFDELEQTLDEQVAHSWQSGRLAETTGDFHRRMVELSGNATLTIMAGMLHEITVRHTAFAMKESNPPSKADYEKLMRSYRRLLQLMRSGDGAAAEAHWRKHLDTARALLLQGLEDVKVRDVMG, from the coding sequence GTGGCTCGAACGACACCGCTGGCCCCCATGATCGGGGCGAGCCCTTCGACGACCGCTGTCCGCTCCCCCAAGACCGCGGAACTGGTCGCCGGCACCCTGCGCCGCATGGTGGTCGACGGCAAGCTCAAAGAGGGCGACTTCCTGCCCAACGAAGCCGAGCTGATGGCCCACTTCGGCGTCAGCAGGCCGACACTGCGCGAGGCCGTGCGGGTCCTCGAATCCGAGCGCCTCGTCGAGGTGCGCCGCGGTTCGCGCACCGGCGCCCGCGTGCGGGTGCCCGGTCCGGAGATCGTCGCCCGCCCGGCGGGTCTGCTGCTGGAACTGTCCGGCGCGACGATCGCCGACGTGATGACCGCCCGCTCCGGCATCGAGCCGATGGCGGTGCGGCTGCTCACCGAATCCGGCGACACCGCCGCCTTCGACGAACTCGAGCAGACCCTCGACGAACAGGTCGCGCACAGCTGGCAGTCGGGCCGGCTCGCCGAGACGACCGGCGACTTCCACCGCCGCATGGTCGAACTCTCGGGCAACGCCACGCTGACCATCATGGCGGGCATGCTGCACGAGATCACGGTGCGCCACACCGCGTTCGCGATGAAGGAGAGCAATCCGCCGTCGAAGGCCGACTACGAGAAGCTGATGCGCTCCTACCGCCGGCTGCTGCAGTTGATGCGGTCCGGGGACGGCGCCGCGGCCGAGGCGCACTGGCGTAAACACCTCGACACCGCACGCGCACTGCTGCTTCAGGGCCTGGAGGATGTCAAGGTCCGCGACGTCATGGGCTAG
- a CDS encoding acyl-CoA dehydrogenase family protein — protein sequence MKRTIYEAEHEAFRQTVKDYIERELVPNSEKWETERLVDRSAYTAAGKYGLIGFNMPEEFGGGGSDDFRFNAIIDEEIAKAGVHGPALSLHNDVVAPYFNELTNDEQKQRWMPGITSGELIIAIAMTEPGAGSDLAGIRTSAVRDGDDWIINGSKTFISSGINCDLCVVVARTDPEAGHKGFTLFVVERGMEGFTRGRKLDKMGLHSQDTSELHFENVRVPNANLLGKEGRGFYHLMTNLPSERLSIAISAIAGARAVFDETLQYCKDRKAFGQPIGSFQHNRFLLAEMETELDVTENYIDRCLQGVVDGELTAVEAAKAKWWATETAKKIVDNCVQLHGGYGYMLEYRVARAYVDGRIQTIFGGTTEIMKEIIGRDLGV from the coding sequence ATGAAGCGAACGATCTACGAAGCGGAGCACGAAGCCTTCCGCCAGACCGTCAAGGATTACATCGAGCGTGAGCTCGTGCCCAACTCGGAGAAGTGGGAGACCGAGCGTCTGGTCGACCGGTCCGCGTACACCGCGGCCGGCAAGTACGGGCTCATCGGCTTCAACATGCCCGAGGAGTTCGGCGGCGGTGGCTCGGATGACTTCCGGTTCAACGCGATCATCGACGAGGAGATCGCCAAGGCCGGTGTGCACGGTCCGGCGCTGAGCCTGCACAACGACGTCGTCGCCCCGTACTTCAACGAGCTGACCAACGACGAGCAGAAGCAGCGCTGGATGCCCGGCATCACCAGCGGCGAGCTGATCATCGCGATCGCGATGACCGAGCCCGGCGCCGGCAGCGACCTGGCGGGCATCCGCACCTCGGCGGTGCGCGACGGTGACGATTGGATCATCAACGGGTCCAAGACGTTCATCTCCTCGGGCATCAACTGCGACCTGTGCGTCGTGGTTGCGCGCACCGATCCGGAAGCCGGCCACAAGGGCTTCACCCTGTTCGTGGTGGAGCGCGGCATGGAGGGCTTCACCCGGGGCCGCAAGCTCGACAAGATGGGCCTGCACAGCCAGGACACCTCCGAGCTGCACTTCGAGAACGTCCGGGTGCCCAACGCCAACCTGCTCGGCAAGGAAGGTCGCGGCTTCTACCACCTGATGACCAACCTGCCTTCGGAGCGGCTGTCGATCGCCATCTCGGCGATCGCCGGTGCCCGCGCGGTGTTCGACGAGACGCTGCAGTACTGCAAGGACCGCAAGGCCTTCGGTCAGCCGATCGGCAGCTTCCAGCACAACCGTTTCCTGCTCGCCGAGATGGAAACCGAGCTGGACGTCACCGAGAACTACATCGACCGCTGCCTGCAGGGCGTGGTCGACGGTGAGCTGACCGCCGTCGAGGCGGCCAAGGCCAAGTGGTGGGCGACCGAGACCGCCAAGAAGATCGTCGACAACTGCGTGCAGCTGCACGGCGGCTACGGCTACATGCTGGAGTACCGCGTGGCACGCGCCTACGTCGACGGCCGCATCCAGACGATCTTCGGTGGCACCACCGAGATCATGAAGGAGATCATCGGCCGCGACCTGGGCGTCTGA
- a CDS encoding WS/DGAT domain-containing protein, which translates to MTARRLAAVDAQNLWMSAKMPDDQFLVYGFAGLPGDLPGTIAAILERAPSCGELRLRVRDRGRLRYPEWVDGGVDDAQVRTHAADDWSECLAAVTALTGDQLDARTAAWRLHVFSPVRAIPGVEGAGTVAVVQVSHALADGLRSAALAAWLFGRPAPVDAVTVAPWESATLPLRAVSAARAHRQLMRDVTAGTVAAQAGSRPALRSNARPDGARDLRTVVRRRADLPTGTVTVSVLAAVSRALADHLRELGDDPSTLGAEVPMASPGPRRAHNHFGNVGVGLHPDLPHAERSSRIAAELARRRQRAAHPAMRAATLASAAVPAPLMRWGVAAFDPTVRSPTAIGNTVVSSVHRGAADLHFGGAPVVLTTGCPSLSPMQGLTHGVHGIGDTVAVSVHAAESAVGDIDAYVDRLAAALDRPE; encoded by the coding sequence ATGACGGCGCGCCGGCTCGCGGCGGTCGACGCCCAGAACCTGTGGATGTCGGCCAAGATGCCTGACGACCAGTTCCTGGTCTACGGCTTCGCCGGGCTACCCGGAGACCTGCCGGGCACCATCGCCGCGATCCTCGAGCGGGCCCCGTCCTGCGGAGAACTGCGGCTGCGGGTGCGCGACCGGGGTCGGCTGAGGTATCCGGAGTGGGTCGACGGCGGTGTCGACGACGCCCAGGTGCGCACGCATGCGGCCGACGACTGGTCGGAGTGTCTGGCCGCGGTCACGGCGCTGACCGGCGACCAACTCGACGCGCGGACGGCCGCCTGGCGGCTGCATGTCTTCAGCCCCGTGCGGGCGATACCCGGCGTCGAGGGTGCGGGCACCGTGGCGGTGGTGCAGGTGTCGCATGCGCTCGCCGACGGGCTGCGGTCCGCGGCGTTGGCGGCGTGGCTGTTCGGCAGGCCTGCGCCGGTCGACGCGGTGACGGTGGCGCCGTGGGAGTCGGCGACGCTGCCGTTGCGCGCGGTCAGCGCGGCGCGCGCACACCGGCAGCTGATGCGCGACGTGACAGCCGGAACCGTTGCGGCGCAGGCAGGTTCGCGTCCCGCCTTACGCAGCAACGCCCGCCCGGACGGCGCCCGGGACCTGCGCACCGTGGTGCGCCGTCGCGCCGACCTGCCGACAGGCACCGTCACCGTGTCGGTTCTGGCCGCCGTCTCGCGTGCCCTGGCCGACCATCTGCGCGAACTCGGCGACGATCCGTCCACGCTCGGCGCCGAGGTGCCGATGGCGAGTCCGGGTCCGCGACGGGCGCACAACCACTTCGGCAACGTCGGGGTCGGGTTGCACCCGGATCTGCCGCACGCCGAACGCAGTTCCCGCATCGCCGCGGAACTGGCGCGACGCAGACAGCGGGCCGCCCACCCCGCGATGCGGGCGGCCACCCTGGCGTCGGCCGCGGTTCCGGCGCCGCTCATGCGGTGGGGGGTTGCGGCGTTCGACCCGACGGTCCGCTCACCGACGGCGATCGGCAACACCGTCGTGTCGAGTGTCCACCGCGGGGCCGCCGACCTGCACTTCGGCGGGGCGCCGGTGGTGCTGACGACCGGCTGTCCGTCGTTGTCGCCGATGCAGGGCCTGACCCACGGCGTGCACGGAATCGGTGACACCGTCGCGGTCAGCGTGCACGCCGCCGAGTCGGCCGTCGGCGACATCGACGCCTACGTCGACCGGCTGGCGGCCGCGCTGGACCGGCCCGAATAG
- a CDS encoding DUF3556 domain-containing protein, with translation MGFLKPDMPVVDFAEWSKGTRSEKIRPMARHWAEVGFGTPVVMHLFYVVKILLYILGGWLFALATHGVDGFTDVAQWWTEPIVFQKVVLYTMLFEVVGLGCGFGPLNNRFFPPMGSILYWLRPGTIRLPPWPDRVPLTKGDTRTPFDAALYGALLVVLLVALFSDGTGPVPALGTEIGVLPLWQIWTILGLLAVLGLRDKVIFLAARGEVYGSFTVAFLFVGYGVDMLLAAKLVCVAIWMGAATSKLNKHFPFVISTMMSNNPLIRTKSLKRRFFEKFPDDLRPGRVSRVIAHFSTAIEMLVPLVLLFSHGGWPTAIAAFVMLVFHFGILSAIPMGVPLEWNVFMMFCVITLFVGHADLGLAELSTPLPVVLFAVLALTVALGNLFPRKISFLPGMRYYAGNWDTTWWCIKPSANEKIERGLVAIASMPASQLEKVYGSPEQAMIYLYKGYAFRGFNSHGKALLTLVHNALAGRNEDDYVITEGERLCSTAVGWNFGDGHMHNEQLIAAMQRRCQFEPGEVRVILLDAQPIHRQRQEYRLVDAAPGEFERGYVNVSDMVTGQPWTDDIPVHVTWRRDGDDAPRLRSDRESAQ, from the coding sequence ATGGGATTTCTCAAGCCCGACATGCCCGTCGTCGACTTCGCCGAGTGGAGCAAGGGCACGCGCTCGGAGAAGATCCGGCCGATGGCCCGGCACTGGGCCGAGGTCGGGTTCGGCACCCCCGTGGTGATGCACCTGTTCTACGTGGTGAAGATCCTGCTCTACATCCTCGGCGGCTGGCTGTTCGCACTGGCGACCCACGGTGTCGACGGTTTCACCGACGTGGCGCAGTGGTGGACCGAACCGATCGTGTTCCAGAAGGTCGTGCTGTACACGATGTTGTTCGAGGTGGTCGGCCTCGGCTGTGGATTCGGACCGCTCAACAACCGGTTCTTCCCGCCGATGGGATCGATCCTGTACTGGCTGCGCCCGGGCACCATCCGCCTGCCGCCCTGGCCTGACCGGGTGCCCTTGACGAAGGGCGACACCCGCACGCCCTTCGATGCCGCGTTGTACGGGGCGCTGCTCGTGGTGCTGTTGGTCGCGCTGTTCTCCGACGGCACGGGTCCGGTGCCGGCGCTCGGCACCGAGATCGGCGTCCTGCCGCTGTGGCAGATCTGGACCATCCTGGGACTGCTGGCGGTGCTCGGCCTGCGCGACAAGGTGATCTTCCTGGCCGCCCGCGGCGAGGTCTACGGCTCGTTCACCGTGGCTTTCCTCTTCGTCGGCTACGGCGTCGACATGCTCCTGGCGGCGAAACTCGTCTGCGTCGCGATCTGGATGGGTGCGGCGACCTCGAAGCTCAACAAGCACTTTCCGTTCGTGATCTCGACGATGATGTCGAACAATCCGCTGATCCGGACGAAGTCGCTCAAGCGCAGGTTCTTCGAGAAGTTCCCCGACGACCTGCGACCGGGCCGGGTCTCGAGGGTCATCGCCCACTTCAGCACCGCGATCGAGATGTTGGTGCCTTTGGTGCTGCTGTTCTCCCATGGCGGCTGGCCGACGGCGATCGCCGCCTTCGTCATGTTGGTCTTCCACTTCGGCATCCTGTCGGCGATCCCGATGGGGGTCCCACTGGAGTGGAACGTCTTCATGATGTTCTGCGTCATCACGCTCTTCGTCGGCCACGCCGATCTCGGTCTGGCCGAGCTGAGCACACCGCTGCCGGTGGTGCTGTTCGCCGTTCTGGCGCTCACCGTGGCGCTCGGAAACCTGTTCCCGCGCAAGATCTCCTTCCTGCCCGGTATGCGGTACTACGCCGGCAACTGGGACACCACGTGGTGGTGCATCAAACCGTCGGCGAACGAGAAGATCGAGCGCGGACTCGTGGCGATCGCGAGCATGCCCGCCTCCCAGCTCGAGAAGGTCTACGGCAGCCCGGAACAGGCGATGATCTATCTGTACAAGGGATATGCGTTCCGCGGCTTCAACTCTCACGGCAAGGCGTTGTTGACGCTGGTGCACAACGCGCTCGCCGGCCGCAACGAGGACGACTACGTCATCACCGAGGGTGAACGGTTGTGCAGCACCGCCGTCGGCTGGAACTTCGGCGACGGCCACATGCACAACGAGCAGTTGATCGCGGCGATGCAGCGGCGCTGTCAGTTCGAACCGGGTGAGGTGCGTGTCATCCTCCTCGACGCGCAACCCATTCACCGGCAGCGACAGGAGTACCGGTTGGTCGACGCCGCCCCCGGCGAATTCGAGCGCGGCTACGTGAACGTGTCCGACATGGTGACCGGACAGCCGTGGACCGACGACATCCCGGTGCACGTGACGTGGCGGCGGGACGGCGACGATGCGCCGAGACTGCGGTCAGATCGCGAATCGGCGCAATGA
- a CDS encoding fasciclin domain-containing protein: MKTRTRTLGAAVGIAAIAVSLPLSVTANAEPATVETPLPNLEGDCDPFRAEVPNWKTFVNQPVSQVLAQIPDISTFSAAVSGGLNPAVNVASVLDNGPYVVFAPTDEAFAKLPPEQLEALKSNPAALTDLDYYHVFLGLLGPADVKGQRATQQGADIKVVGTNGDIKVNDTAKVICGGIAAQNARIYLIDTVLDPAAAPDAVSPSGTSTTATTSSTESTPTTEPTPLPAEQTPAAAADIPAADAPIG, translated from the coding sequence GTGAAGACCCGTACCAGGACCCTGGGCGCAGCCGTGGGCATCGCCGCCATCGCCGTGTCGCTGCCCCTTTCGGTCACCGCCAACGCCGAGCCGGCGACGGTGGAAACCCCGCTGCCCAACCTCGAGGGCGACTGTGATCCCTTCCGCGCCGAGGTACCGAACTGGAAGACCTTCGTCAACCAGCCGGTCAGCCAGGTGCTCGCCCAGATCCCGGACATCAGCACCTTCAGCGCCGCGGTCTCCGGTGGGCTCAACCCCGCCGTGAACGTCGCCTCGGTGCTCGACAACGGGCCGTACGTCGTGTTCGCCCCGACCGACGAGGCGTTCGCGAAGCTCCCGCCGGAGCAGCTCGAGGCGCTCAAGTCCAACCCGGCCGCGTTGACCGACCTGGACTACTACCACGTGTTCCTCGGCCTGCTCGGCCCGGCCGACGTGAAGGGTCAGCGCGCCACCCAGCAGGGCGCCGACATCAAGGTCGTGGGCACCAACGGCGACATCAAGGTCAACGACACCGCCAAGGTGATCTGCGGCGGCATCGCGGCCCAGAACGCCCGCATCTACCTGATCGACACCGTGCTCGACCCGGCGGCCGCGCCGGATGCGGTCAGCCCGTCCGGCACCTCGACGACGGCGACCACCTCGTCGACGGAGAGCACGCCGACGACGGAGCCCACCCCGCTGCCGGCCGAGCAGACCCCGGCCGCGGCGGCCGACATCCCCGCCGCGGACGCGCCGATCGGCTGA
- a CDS encoding gamma carbonic anhydrase family protein has protein sequence MPEPLIVAVGEHAPELHDTAWVAPNAAVIGRVKLSAKASVWYGATLRAEAEPIEIGAGSNIQDGVTMHVDPGFPASVGANVSVGHNAVLHGCTIEDDCLIGMGAVVLNGARIGRGSLVAAGAVVAQGVEVPPGSLVAGVPGKVRRELSEAEVDGNRTNATLYQHLVDMHR, from the coding sequence ATGCCGGAACCGCTGATTGTCGCCGTGGGCGAGCACGCACCCGAACTGCACGACACCGCATGGGTGGCGCCGAACGCCGCCGTGATCGGCCGGGTGAAACTGTCCGCCAAGGCCAGCGTCTGGTACGGCGCCACCCTGCGCGCCGAGGCCGAGCCCATCGAGATCGGCGCCGGCAGCAACATCCAGGACGGGGTCACCATGCACGTCGACCCGGGTTTCCCCGCCTCCGTCGGCGCCAACGTCAGCGTCGGGCACAACGCGGTGCTGCACGGATGCACGATCGAGGACGACTGCCTGATCGGCATGGGCGCCGTCGTCCTCAACGGAGCCCGCATCGGTCGCGGTTCGTTGGTCGCCGCCGGGGCGGTGGTCGCCCAGGGTGTCGAGGTTCCGCCCGGATCACTCGTCGCCGGCGTGCCGGGCAAGGTTCGGCGCGAACTCAGCGAGGCGGAGGTCGACGGCAACCGCACCAACGCCACGCTCTATCAGCACCTGGTGGACATGCACCGCTAA
- a CDS encoding DoxX family protein, whose amino-acid sequence MTAYDVGVLILRVVLGLTMAAHGYNKFFGGGRIPGTAGWFDSIGMKPGMFHARVAATTEMAAGIGLAVGLLTPVPAAGFVALMLVAAWTVHRANGFFIVKEGWEYNLVLAAAAVAIPAIGPGKLSLDYALFHGTGVWDLVQGWWGLVIALVLGLGGGIGQLAIFYRPPAKTGA is encoded by the coding sequence ATGACTGCCTACGATGTCGGCGTTCTGATCCTGCGAGTGGTGCTGGGCCTGACCATGGCCGCCCACGGCTACAACAAGTTCTTCGGCGGCGGCCGGATCCCCGGCACCGCCGGCTGGTTCGACAGCATCGGTATGAAGCCGGGCATGTTCCACGCCCGCGTCGCCGCCACCACGGAGATGGCCGCGGGCATCGGCCTGGCCGTCGGCCTGCTGACCCCGGTGCCTGCCGCCGGATTCGTGGCGTTGATGCTGGTCGCCGCGTGGACCGTGCACCGTGCCAACGGCTTCTTCATCGTCAAGGAGGGCTGGGAGTACAACCTCGTCCTCGCCGCCGCGGCCGTCGCCATCCCCGCGATCGGCCCGGGCAAGCTCAGCCTGGACTACGCCCTGTTCCACGGCACCGGCGTATGGGATCTGGTGCAGGGCTGGTGGGGTCTGGTGATCGCGCTGGTCCTCGGCCTCGGCGGTGGCATCGGCCAGCTGGCGATCTTCTACCGCCCGCCGGCCAAGACCGGCGCCTGA
- a CDS encoding crotonase/enoyl-CoA hydratase family protein — MTETATAPGALTERRGNVLIITINRPEARHAVNASVSIGVGDALQAAQEDPEIRAVILTGAGDKSFCAGADLKAISRGENLFHPEHSEWGFAGYVRHFIDKPTIAAVNGTALGGGTELALASDLVVAEERAKFGLPEVKRGLIAGAGGVFRIVEQLPRKVALELIYTGEPISAADALRWGLINDVVPDGTVVDAALKLAERITCNAPLAVQASKRVSYGAVDGVVGSDEPFWKQTFSEFSTLLKTEDAMEGPLAFAQKREPVWKAK; from the coding sequence GTGACCGAAACGGCAACCGCCCCCGGCGCTCTCACCGAGCGCCGGGGGAACGTGCTGATCATCACGATCAACCGCCCCGAGGCCCGCCACGCCGTCAACGCGTCGGTGTCCATCGGCGTGGGCGACGCCCTGCAGGCCGCGCAGGAGGATCCGGAGATCCGGGCCGTCATCCTGACCGGCGCCGGAGACAAGTCCTTCTGTGCCGGAGCCGATCTCAAGGCGATCTCACGCGGTGAGAACCTGTTCCACCCCGAGCATTCGGAGTGGGGCTTCGCCGGGTACGTGCGGCACTTCATCGACAAGCCGACGATCGCCGCGGTCAACGGCACAGCACTGGGCGGCGGCACCGAACTCGCGCTGGCCAGCGATCTGGTGGTGGCCGAGGAACGTGCGAAATTCGGTCTGCCCGAGGTGAAACGGGGCCTGATCGCCGGTGCCGGCGGCGTATTCCGCATCGTCGAGCAGCTCCCTCGCAAGGTCGCGCTCGAGCTGATCTACACCGGTGAGCCGATCAGTGCGGCCGATGCGCTGCGCTGGGGTCTGATCAACGATGTGGTGCCCGACGGCACCGTGGTGGACGCCGCGCTCAAACTCGCCGAGCGGATCACCTGCAACGCGCCGCTGGCCGTGCAGGCCAGCAAGCGGGTGTCCTATGGCGCCGTCGACGGTGTGGTCGGCAGCGACGAGCCGTTCTGGAAGCAGACGTTCAGCGAGTTCTCGACGCTGCTGAAGACCGAGGACGCCATGGAAGGACCGCTGGCATTCGCGCAGAAGCGCGAGCCGGTCTGGAAGGCGAAGTAA
- a CDS encoding thiolase family protein, which yields MAEAVIVEAVRSPVGKRNGGLSGVHPAELSAQVLNGLVERAGVDPALVDDVIWGCVMQAGEQALDIARTAVLSAGWPETVPGVTVDRQCGSSQQSLHFAVAGVVAGHYDVVVAGGVESMSRTPMGSSLANGGNPYGESFKARYSQTPNQGVGAEMIAEQWGFSRTELDEFSLRSHEKAAAAQDSGAFKDQIVGIETKDADGNDTVVLEDGGIRRGGTVESMAKIKPAFREDGVIHAGNSSQISDGSAALLIMSAEKAKDLGLKPLAKVHTAVLAGADPVIMLTAPIPATQKALKKSGLSLDQIGAFEVNEAFAPVPMAWLKDIGADESKLNPNGGAIALGHPLGGSGARILTTLLYHMRDNNIQYGLQTMCEGGGQANATILELL from the coding sequence ATGGCTGAAGCCGTCATCGTCGAGGCTGTACGGTCGCCCGTCGGCAAGCGCAACGGCGGTCTGTCGGGGGTGCACCCGGCCGAACTGTCCGCTCAGGTGCTCAACGGCCTGGTGGAGCGCGCCGGGGTGGACCCCGCGCTGGTCGACGATGTCATCTGGGGCTGCGTCATGCAGGCCGGTGAGCAGGCGCTCGACATCGCCCGCACCGCGGTGCTGTCCGCAGGCTGGCCCGAGACCGTCCCCGGTGTGACCGTGGACCGCCAGTGCGGTTCCAGCCAGCAGTCGCTGCACTTCGCCGTCGCCGGCGTGGTGGCGGGTCACTACGACGTGGTCGTCGCCGGCGGCGTCGAGTCGATGTCGCGGACCCCGATGGGTTCCTCGCTGGCCAACGGCGGAAACCCGTACGGCGAGTCGTTCAAGGCCCGCTACAGCCAGACCCCGAACCAGGGCGTCGGCGCCGAGATGATCGCCGAGCAGTGGGGCTTCAGCCGCACCGAGCTCGACGAGTTCTCCCTGCGTTCGCATGAGAAGGCCGCCGCCGCACAGGATTCCGGTGCCTTCAAGGACCAGATCGTCGGCATCGAGACCAAGGACGCGGACGGCAACGACACCGTCGTGCTCGAGGACGGCGGTATCCGCCGCGGCGGCACCGTCGAGTCGATGGCCAAGATCAAGCCCGCGTTCCGTGAGGACGGCGTGATCCACGCCGGCAACTCCAGCCAGATCTCCGACGGTTCGGCCGCGCTGCTGATCATGTCGGCGGAGAAGGCCAAGGACCTCGGCCTCAAGCCATTGGCCAAGGTGCACACCGCGGTGCTCGCCGGCGCCGACCCGGTCATCATGCTGACCGCGCCGATCCCGGCCACCCAGAAGGCGCTGAAGAAGTCGGGTCTGAGCCTCGACCAGATCGGCGCGTTCGAGGTCAACGAGGCCTTCGCGCCGGTGCCGATGGCCTGGCTGAAGGACATCGGGGCCGACGAGTCCAAGCTCAACCCCAACGGAGGCGCGATCGCGCTCGGCCACCCGCTCGGTGGCTCCGGTGCGCGAATCCTGACGACGCTGCTGTACCACATGCGCGACAACAACATTCAGTACGGCCTGCAGACGATGTGCGAGGGCGGCGGCCAGGCCAACGCGACCATCCTCGAACTGCTGTGA
- a CDS encoding aldo/keto reductase, which translates to MEYRRVGESGLTVSEISFGAATFGGVGDFFGAWGDTGVEGARRIVDICLEAGVTLFDTADVYSDGASEEVLGEALRGRRDRVLISTKAALPTSTGWGTSRARLLRAVEDALRRLRTDRIDLFQLHGYDAGTPIEEVVATLDTLVTQGKVRYTGVSNFSGWQLMKSLAVADGAHRTRHIAHQVYYSLVGRDYEWELMPLGLAEGVGALVWSPLGWGRLTGRIRRGRPLPERSRLHATADAGPPVDEDRLYSVVDTLDDIAAETGRTVAQIALNWLLRRPTVASVIIGARNEEQLRENLGAVGWRLDDEQIARLDAVSAREAPYPYFPYRRQEGFALLDPPVAG; encoded by the coding sequence ATGGAGTATCGACGGGTTGGCGAATCGGGTCTGACGGTGTCGGAGATCAGTTTCGGCGCAGCGACATTCGGCGGGGTCGGCGACTTCTTCGGCGCCTGGGGCGATACCGGCGTCGAGGGCGCGCGTCGCATCGTGGACATCTGCCTGGAGGCCGGTGTCACGCTGTTCGACACCGCGGACGTGTACTCCGACGGCGCCTCGGAGGAGGTGCTCGGCGAAGCCCTACGCGGCCGGCGCGACCGGGTGCTCATCTCCACCAAGGCCGCGCTGCCCACCTCGACCGGGTGGGGCACCTCACGCGCCCGGTTGCTGCGTGCGGTCGAGGATGCGCTGCGGCGGTTGCGGACCGATCGCATCGACCTGTTCCAACTGCACGGCTACGACGCGGGGACGCCGATCGAGGAAGTCGTGGCGACCCTCGACACGCTGGTCACGCAGGGCAAGGTGCGCTACACCGGCGTGTCGAACTTCTCCGGATGGCAGCTGATGAAATCGCTGGCGGTCGCCGACGGCGCGCACCGCACCCGCCACATCGCCCATCAGGTCTACTACTCGCTCGTCGGGCGGGATTACGAATGGGAACTCATGCCGCTGGGCCTTGCCGAGGGCGTCGGCGCGCTGGTGTGGAGTCCGCTGGGCTGGGGACGGCTCACCGGCCGGATCCGGCGCGGACGACCGCTGCCCGAGCGCAGCCGCCTGCACGCGACCGCTGACGCGGGTCCGCCCGTCGACGAGGATCGCCTCTACTCCGTCGTCGACACCCTCGACGACATCGCCGCGGAGACCGGACGCACCGTGGCGCAGATCGCGCTCAACTGGCTCCTGCGGCGGCCGACCGTCGCCTCGGTGATCATCGGAGCCCGCAACGAGGAACAGCTGCGCGAGAACCTGGGCGCCGTCGGCTGGCGACTCGACGACGAGCAGATCGCCCGGCTGGACGCGGTCAGCGCCCGGGAGGCGCCGTATCCCTACTTCCCGTACCGCAGGCAGGAAGGTTTCGCACTGCTCGATCCGCCGGTGGCGGGTTAG
- a CDS encoding TetR/AcrR family transcriptional regulator: MTELAVRRPGGRTAAVRAAVLRAAEDLLVEGGLHALELTAVAERAGVGKSTVYRRWSTVPVLVADVLHEMAEQSVSRARTGTLRGDLRANARLVRRTLTDPRQGRLFGAVIAAATYDPRTAQALERFYDRRVAEWSACVTDAVARGEAPTRTDGAAVIRHLSAPLYYQFLTTTTPLSTRDADRAVAATVAAVAAGVFVVSKRRPGGSRSPDLGT; the protein is encoded by the coding sequence GTGACGGAGCTGGCGGTGCGGCGACCCGGCGGACGCACCGCGGCGGTGCGCGCCGCCGTGCTGCGGGCCGCCGAAGACCTTCTCGTCGAGGGTGGTCTGCACGCGCTGGAGTTGACCGCGGTGGCGGAGCGGGCGGGGGTCGGCAAGTCGACCGTCTACCGCCGCTGGTCGACCGTGCCGGTCCTCGTCGCCGACGTGTTGCACGAGATGGCCGAACAGTCCGTGTCTCGGGCCCGTACCGGCACGCTGCGCGGCGATCTGCGGGCCAATGCCCGCCTCGTGCGACGCACGCTGACCGATCCCCGCCAGGGCCGGCTCTTCGGCGCCGTCATCGCCGCAGCGACCTACGACCCGCGGACGGCGCAGGCCCTCGAGCGGTTCTACGACCGCCGCGTCGCGGAGTGGTCCGCATGCGTCACCGATGCGGTGGCCCGCGGGGAGGCGCCGACGCGCACCGACGGCGCAGCCGTCATCCGCCACCTGTCCGCGCCGCTGTACTACCAGTTCCTCACGACCACGACACCGTTGAGCACGCGCGACGCCGACCGGGCCGTGGCGGCCACCGTTGCCGCCGTTGCCGCCGGTGTGTTCGTCGTCAGCAAACGGAGACCGGGGGGTTCCCGTTCGCCCGACCTGGGTACCTAG